TGCCCCTGAAGTATACAATGCTGGGTTATGAGCCAATTCTAAAGATAGTAATTCTGGCACCGGTTTGAGGAGCTGTAATCGACTTGGCCACTGGCGATAAATTATAGAGCCCTACAGTGTTACCTGCGCTTAAATTGATGACGGCAGATCCTGAGACTTCGGCGTTGGTCGAAATGGAGTTCATGTTCGCCGTACTCGTGGTATTTCCATTCACAACGATCCCAAACGTGTTGGGAGCTGCCTGACCATTAGCAATAGAAACATGCCAATCAAAGTAGTAAAAACCAGCTGTCACGATAGTCAACGTTGTTGTACCATTAAAGGTTACGCCTTGAAGCATACTGGATGAAAAAGAAACCGGTGAATTGGTGGCCACATTTTGAGTGGCACCGTTGCTGGCATAGATGACACTACCTCCCACAAGGGTAGTGGAGCCGGTTGGACCCGTCGGGCCTGCCGGGCCTGTTGCACCGGTCGCTCCTGTGACTCCCGTTGGACCTATACCACCAGTTGCTCCTGCTACTCTTGTGGCTCCTGTTACCCCAGTTGCACCCGTGACTCCTGCTGCTCCTGCTGCTCCCGTTGACCCTGTTGCACCCGTTACACCCGTCGATCCCGTTACTCCGATTGCACCCGTTGCTCCAGTTACCCCAGTTGCTCCGATTGCACCCGTGGTCCCTGCTGCTCCTGTTGCCCCAGTTGCTCCTATCGCTCCCGTGACACCAGTTTTACCAGTTGCTCCTGTCAGGCCTGTCGCCACCGTGACTCCGGTTGCTCCAGTTGCTCCAGTCGCTCCCGTGACACCAGTTTCACCAGTTGCTCCCGTCACCCCAGTTGCCCCTGTAGCTCCAGTCTCTCCTGTAGCCCCTGCACCAGTTGCCACCGTTGCACCAGTTGCTCCCGTTAGCCCTGTAACACCCGCATCTCCGGTAGCTCCGGTAGCTCCCGTCGGTCCTGTCACACCGGTTGCACCAGCGAGACCTGCTGTCCCCGTGGCTCCCGTCACGCCTGCAGCTCCTGTAGCCCCTACTGACCCTGTTGCTCCGGCTACCCCAGTTGCTCCCGTAGCGCCAGTTTCTCCGGTAGCTCGCGTGGCGCTTGCCGGGCCTATTGCCCCCGTTGCTCCTGTTCCTCCTGTGACCCCGGTTGCCCCTGTCACTCCTGCTGCTCCTGTTGCTCCTGTTGCTCCTGTTGCCCCCGTTGCTCCAGTCACGCCCGGCCGAGCGTTACTCGGTACGCTTCCTAGGGTTTCCTGGATTGTTAGACCCTGAACGCTCACAGCGCTCGTCCTTGCTACAACTGCCAGAGATTGAACGGCAGCTTGTTGGACAGTCACTGGAATGTTTAACGTCGCTACCGCTCCTGAAAGAGCATTCGTATAATTAGTCAACTGTTCATTCAAAAATTCAGGCGAAGCTCCATTCAAAAGCGAAGCTTGAATTCCATCCGCTGCTGCTTGCAGCCTACTTAACTGTGGTCCGGAACTCCCTAATCTCGCAGCCTGCCGGTTAATTCCTTGGAGTACTTCTGCAAGCTGATGGCGCGACGATGCCCCTGGATTCGTCGTTGCATTCATAATATATAAAGGCAGATTGTTCATTAAATTGACCAACGGCACAGCATCCGCACTCGGAAACGCATACTCCAGCCTAGATTGAATACCTTGTTGTGAAGCCTCGATATCCGTTCCGATCTCGCCCCCGACTCCGAGTCGTTCTCCATATGATTGAAACAACGTCATGACTTCGTTCAATCTTGTTAGGATCCCTTCCAGATTGTCCGCATTGGAAATCCTTGCAATTTGCTGCACGGCCTGGCTAAGCCCCCGCCGTTCTCGCAGCGAAAACCTCATTCCCGAGACCAGGTCGTTAAGGCTCTGCAATTGTATTTTGATAAGCGTGAAATTCTCGTTAACCGGCTGTTCCACAAATGCGCGTAACAGTGACGTTAATTGACAGATCAATGTAACGAATCGAGTGGCTTGGTTCCTTCCTACACGGATTCGTCCAGATGTAAGTCCTTGAATGACAGCCTTGCTGTCCCTACGCTTCCTTCTTTCTTGCCTCAATCGATTTCACCCCTTACGATCTCATACATCCGCAAACGCCTATTTATCACACTATTCATTTCATACGAATTTTGTTCTGGGGTGCCAGCTTGAAACCGGTTCGTTTAAGGAATAAAAAAAAGAACAGACCTGTGCTCACAGATCTGTTCTTCGATTGAGCAAAAAAGCTTATGAGGATCCCGCTTCTCGCTGTAGCTTGTCTATATACGCTCGATCCTGTTTCGACAATTCCAGCTTGTCTAACAATTCCGGGCGACGCTCCCATGTCCGCTTAAGCGCTTGTTCCCGACGCCACACGTCGATATTCGCATGATGACCGCTTAGCAGGATATCCGGCACTTTCCAGCCGCGAAACTCAGCAGGACGTGTATAGTGCGGATATTCAAGCAGGCCTGTACTGAATGAATCCGTCACCGCTGAGGTTTCATTGCCAAGTACACCCGGAAGTAATCGGACTACAGAATCGATGGCAACCATCGCCGGCAGCTCTCCACCGGTGAGCACATAATCTCCGATGGACAACTCATCGGTAACAAGAAACTCACGAATTCGTTCATCGTAACCTTCGTAATGCCCGCATATAAACACCAGATGGTCTTCCTGTGATAATTCTTCCGCCTTCTTCTGCGTAAAAGTCTCTCCTTGCGGACACATCAGAATGACTCGCGGAGGCTTGACTGTTCCGGAGACTTCCGCTGGAATCTCCTCGGCAGGATTAGCCCCATCGCCGCCATGGTTTGCAATCTCATTCCCATTGGAAGCAAGAATATCCTCCACCGCAGCAAAAATCGGGTCCGGCTTTAACACCATCCCTCCGCCTCCGCCATATGGAGTGTCATCGACCTGACCGTGCTTGTTTCCCGCATACTGGCGGAAGTTGATTGCATTCAAGCTCACAATTTGTTTCTCGGCCGCTTTACCCAAAATACTCGATTGAAATACGCCATCGAACATCTCGGGGAACAGCGTCAGCACATCAATCCGCATGGACTATAACAACCCTTCCATGAGATGCACGCGGACAAGCTTCGCTTCCTTGTCTACATCAAGTACGACATCCGGTATGGCCGGAAGAAGAATTTCTTTTCCCTGAGGCGTTTTGACAACCCACACATCGTTAGCGCCCGGCGTCAGAATTTCGGAGATCGTGCCGAGCTCCTCAGCAGGGTCTTCATCGGTCATCACCTTGCAGCCAATAATCTCATGGAAGTAGTACTCGTTCTCCGGAAGTTCCTCTTGAAGATCCGCTGATATCTTCAGCAGCGAGCCTTTATATTTCTCGGCATCATTGATGCCATGCAGCTCCTTGAATTTAAGGATGTACATGTTTTTATGAAAACGGGATGTATCCACCGTTGCTTCAATCTTGCTCCCCTTCTCGGGGACAATGTACAGCTGGCTCTTTGGAGCAAATCGCTGGTCGGCAAAATCCGTATGCGGCATGACTTTAACTTCCCCACGGATGCCGTGCGTATTCACGATTTTCCCTACAGTAAACAACTTTTCAGACATGGTCTTCCTCCTGCATCACTTAATGAACGTTCACGCTAGTATGACCGGCTGATTTCTTCAGCATGTACGAAAAAGGGCTAGGACATGCATCCTAACCCCCTTTCGTATATTTTAAGAAATGATATCAACGGTCACCCGCTTATCCATTTTAACCGCCGCCGATGTTACGACTGTACGCAATGATTTGGCGATACGCCCTTGTTTGCCTATGACCTTCCCGACATCGTCAGGATGCACGTACAGCTCATATACAATCAAGTGCTCCTTCTCAACGGTCTTCACAGTCACATCTTCTGGATGATCCACTAAAGCCTTAGCAATAACGCGAACTAATTCTTCCATAGATAACCCTCGCGATCAGTCTTATTTCTGATGCTTCAGCTCATGAAACTTCTTCATTACGCCCGCTTTGCTAAGCAAGTTGCGAACCGTGTCAGATGCTTGCGCACCATTTTGAAGCCAGTTCAGTGCTTTCTCTTCATCGATCTTAACTTCAGCCGGTTGAGCAACCGGATTGTAATAACCGATTTCCTCGATAAAACGGCCATCACGCGGGGAACGGGAATCAGAAACCACCACGCGGTAGAAAGGAGCCTTGTGAGCACCCATGCGTTTCAGACGAATACGTACTGCCATTTGAAAATTCACCTCCTTCAAAAAATGTCCATTCGATATCACCGTAACTTAACGGAACGGGAATTTCATGCCTTTTCCGCCAGTCAAGCCTTTCAGTTGTTTCATGGCCTTGTTCTTGCCGCCTTTAGGACCCATCATATCCGAGAACTGTTTCATCACGCGGCGCATTTCGTCAAACTGCTTGATAAGCCGGTTCACTTCAGCCAGCGAGGTTCCACTTCCCGCCGCAATCCGTTTACGACGGTTATGATTGATAATGTCAGGCTGCTGCTTCTCCGCTGTTGTCATGGAGTGAACAATAGCCTCAATGCGTCCCATCTGCTTCTCGTCCACCTTGAGATCCTTGGCTTGCTTCATCTTGCCCATGCCGGGAATCATATCCATCAGCTGATCCAGAGGACCGAGCTTCTTGACCTGATCCATCTGCTCCAGGAAATCCTCGAACGTAAATTCGGCATTGCGCATTTTGCGTTCCATTTCCTTGGCCTTGTCTGCATCAATGTTCGATTGTGCTTTCTCGATAAGCGACAGCATATCGCCCATGCCGAGGATCCGCGATGCCATCCGTTCCGGATGGAACGGTTCGAGCGCATCAATCTTCTCGCCAAGTGCGGCGAATTTGATCGGACATCCGGTAACGGCCTTAACCGAGAGGGCGGCACCGCCTCGGGTATCGCCGTCCAGCTTCGTCAGTACGACGCCCGTGAGCGTCAATTGCTGATTGAAGCTTTCCGCGACATTCACCGCATCCTGACCCGTCATCGCGTCAACGACAAGCAGGACTTCATCAGGATTCACTACGCTGTGAATCTGCTTCAACTCTTCCATCAGCTCTTCATCGACATGAAGACGGCCGGCGGTATCGATAATGACATAATCGTGACCGTTATCTTTGGCATGCTGGAGGCCCTGTTTTGCGATTTCAACCGGGCTTGTCTTGTCTCCTAGCGAGAACACCGGTACGTTGATCTGACTGCCGAGTACTTCGAGCTGTTTGATCGCCGCTGGACGATAAATATCGCCGGCAACGAGCAGCGGTCGGCTGTTCTGCTTCTGAAGCAGCTTGGCCAGCTTACCCGAAGTCGTTGTCTTACCGGCACCTTGCAAACCGGCCATCATAATAACTGTTGGCGGCTTGTTGCTCTTCGCCAGTTTGGCTTGGCTTCCTCCCATCAACTCCGTCAGTTCTTTATTAACGATGTCAATGATCACCATGCCGGGCGTAAAGCTGTCCATCACTTCCTTGCCGATGGCCTTCTCTTTTACTTTGGATACGAAATCCTTAACCACTTTGAAGTTAACGTCGGCTTCGAGAAGCGCGAGTCTGACTTCACGCATGGCGGCTGTTACATCTTCCTCGGACACCTTGCCTTTACCACGAAGCTTGCTAAACACATTCTGTAGTCTGCTGGTCAATCCTTCAAACGCCATATCCGCCACCTCCGTTCATACTTAATCCCATACTTTTAATCGTTCGACCATATCGGTCATTACATTCTTATCATGTTCACCCAGGTCGCTACGCTCCACCATTACCCGAAACTTATCCAGCTCCCGGATGCGCGTTTCATGCTTGCTCAAGAGGCCCAACTTCTCTTCATAGGACTCGAGCACCTGTTCTGCGCGCTTAATATGCTCATAGACGGCCTGACGACTAATCTCAAATTCACCAGCGATTTCTCCAAGGGAAAAATCATCATGGAAATAATATTTCAAAAAGGTCTGCTGTTTCTCTGTCAGCAGCTGCTCATAGAAATCGAACAGCAAATTGATCCGGTTCGTCTTCTCGAGCCGATTCTCCTGACTCATTTAAGGGCACCCCCTCGTCAAGGAAAAACACTTTACAGTTCGCTTAACGAACCTTATCATACAAAAAACAAAGAAGGATGTCAAGCCATTTCCCTTGTCATCCTTCTTCATGTGCAGGAAGCCTTCTTCCTACCCGTTCAACCGATAGGAAGAAGGTATATCAGTATCGCAAAAAAGTGAAGAATCGAACCCGCCAGAACAAACAAATGCCAGATGGCATGATGGTAAGGAAACCCCCGCCATACATAGAATATGGTACCCAGCGTGTACAGTACGCCCCCAAGGGCAAGCAAATTCATGCCTTGCGACGCTACAACCGCCGTTAACGGATTCCAGGCAATGACAATCAGCCAGCCCATCGCAATATAGAATATCGTGGAGAGGAACAGAAACTTCTTGACGAAAAATGCTTTGAACACGACACCGAACAGCGCAATGCCCCATACGATCCCAAAGAGACTCCAGCCCAGCGATCCCCGGATGGCAACCAGCAGGAATGGCGTATACGTCCCTGCGATGAACAAGTAAATGGAAGAGTGATCCATAAACTCAAAGAAATCCTTGGCTTTCCCGTCTCTCAAACCGTGTACGAGCGTGGAGCTCAAATACAGCAGGAGCATCGTTGATCCGTAGATTGTGAAGCTCACCACATGCCAGGCATTTCCTTTCAAACTTGAAAATACGATCAGCAGCACCAGCGCAGCAACGCTCAGTGCCGCTCCTATGCCATGTGTTATTGCATTCGCTATCTCTTCTCTGCGTGGATAAGTGTAAGTATTGGCCATAACAGGTATCCTTTCGCTTGAAATCTTATAGAGGTTATTCAAAAAACTGACTTTTTGAACCCGACTTATACTTCATTATACGCCCTTCGGGCATGCAAAATCAAAGCCGTCCCCTATATCAACCCCTCTGCGATTGGAAGAATCGCTGGATGGCGCTGACGATTTGGCGGGACGCGGTGCCGTCGCCAAACGGATTATGGGCTCTGGCCATGCTGTGGTACGCTTCCTTATCCGTCAGCAGTCGCTCTATTTCTGCCTGAACCGCTTCACACTCCGTACCAACGCATTTTAGAGTGCCTGCTGTAACCCCTTCGGGGCGTTCGGTTTTATCCCTCAGCACCAGAACCGGCTTCCCCAGTGACGGCGCTTCCTCCTGTATGCCGCCGGAGTCCGTCAAGACCAGATAGGAACGCTGCATGATATGATGGAGATCAACGACATCGAGCGGTTCGGTCAAGTGGATTCGCTCGTGCCCCTCAAGCTCTTGCGCGACCGCCTCCTGCAGTACGGGGTTCGGATGGACCGGATATATCACTTCAATGTCAGGGTGCTTCTGGATCACCCGCTTCACAGCCTCAAATACCCCTTTCATCGGTTCTCCCCAATTCTCCCGCCGATGCATGGTCATCAGTATTAAGCGGCTATCTTGCCGTAATTTGTGCTGTATCGGATGTTTAAAGGGAGCCTTTAGCGTCCACTTCATTGCATCGATTCCCGTGTTTCCCGTTACATACACGTGAGCCGATCGATTCTCGGCTTTGAGATTTGCTGCCGACAGCGCCGTCGGAGCAAAATGCATATCCGCCACCCTGCCGATCCACTCGCGATTCATCTCCTCTGGAAACGGCGCGTATTTGTCATACGTCCGCAGCCCTGCTTCCACATGTCCCACCGGAACCTTTGCGTAATAAGCTGCCAAAGCACCAATGAATGCCGTTGTGGTATCTCCATGGACCAGCACTAGATCATATTTTCTCGCTTGGAATACCTTCTCCATCCCTTTTAGCAGGTCAGCGCTCAAATTGTATAAGGATTGCCCTTCCTTCATGATATTCAGATCCGTTTGCGTCTGGATTTCAAAAAAACGAAGCACCTGGTCCAGCATCTCCCGGTGCTGGGCGGTTACGCATACGATTGGAGTTAATCCCGGGGCTGACTCCAATTCCTTGACCAAAGGTGCCATTTTAATCGCTTCCGGACGCGTTCCGAATATAACCAGAACATTTTTATGTTTCACGAACCTTCACTCCCCCTCGTTTTATATGAAAAGATAGATCTGAAACCTCATATCTTAAGCATTATATGGAAAGTTGATAGATTCGTTCCGGTCATGAGCAAGCTTGTAGAAATCAACCATTTTTCTGCGATTCGGCTTATTCGTCCAATTCTATGAAGCTAGCAACGCATATATTATCCCGAGTACAAAGAAAGGAGGAAACCTCTTGGCTGTTATCATTTATCCGAGAACGATGAACTGGTCGTATATGAAACAGAGACCGCAGCAGCTTATGGCTCAATTGGGCGCGCTTGGTCATCAGGTTTTCTTCGAAAACCTGGCACCGCTGGATAAGGAATTCAAAGAAATTGAACCGAATGTGTTCCTGTTCACAGATACCAAAACCTTTTTGCACAAAAAGCTGCCTGCCCTTCGCAAAGAACATCCGATTGTCGTCTGGACGACCTGGTCTAAGCTCCGTACGCGCATTTCCACACTCTTCAAACCCGACGTCACCATCTACGACTGCTGTGATGAATTTCCGCATTGGGCAAAATATGAACCTAAAATGATTGATGAAGCGGACCATGTCGTATGTACCGCAGAGGTGATTCACACCCGGTTGTCCCTGGCATATCCGGATAAACCGCTTACCCTGATCCCGAATGGCGCAGACTCTTCATTTTTCCATATTCCATTCAGTGAAAGACCCACCGATCTCCCTCCGGGTCCTGTTGTCGCTTATATCGGCGCCTGGGCTTATTGGGTAGATCATGAGCTGTTCGCTAAGGCGGCCCTCCGTTTTCCAAACGTCCAATTCGTTTCCATTGGAGCTCCTTACGGCAGCTCCGGTGATTATTCGAAGCTCCCCAATGTGCATATACTCGGTGAAAAGCCGCACCAGGAGCTCAAGCGTTATCTGACTCATATAGACGTTGCATTGATCCCCTTCCAATATCATCCGATTACGCTGGCAACCAATCCAGTCAAAGCATACGAGTATTTGGCATCCGGTGTCAGGGTATTGTCGACGGCTCTGCCGGAATGCATCGCCATGGAGCCGCATGTTACTACAGCGACCACCCATGATGATTTCTTGGGCAAACTGTCCTCCATGCTCCATCACCCGGACACGGAAGAGCATAAACTGGGCCGCATTGCCTACGCCAGAGAGAATCGCTGGGTTGAACGCGGATTGAAAGCCGATCAAGTGATCCGTCAGGCCATCCTGGACAAAGGCATGAACCCCCATTGAAACCTTATGCCAGAATCCGTACCCAGCCATTCGGCTACAGGGCCATCGATACGACAGCCTATCGTGAACAAATCATTCAGGAAGTCTCACAAATAGATCATGAGTGGATTCTATGGAGCGGTACCTTGTCTTTTTCCCATAAAAGCGCACAGCATTGCATTCCGATACCACCCCATATTCCAGATCGTGTTGTCTGTATATGCATGAACGGTGCCCCTCTATATTGGAGAAAAACCTGGCTGCTTGCTGCTCTCACCCGCTGGGATAACAGGCTTCCGGCTGCTAAATTTCTGTCTTACGATCTGCTGCCCGCCGATCCAAGCCTTACGATGCATCTGGACCCGACGCAAAATCCTCCGTATCAAAAAGATCTGGAGTATATTCTCCCTATTCTGTCGGCAACAAGGATACGAGAGAATACCGCCAGCTCGAAAGGGGCTTTATCCCCTGAAATTCCTCCGCAACCTGTCGTCTCCATTCTGATGAGCATTCATAATATGAAGGACTCTTTAGGCTGGAGCATCCGTTCCGTATTGGCTCAATCAAGCGATAATTGGGAGCTGCTAATAGGCGATGACGGCTCGGAGGACGACAGTCTCGAGGAAGCCTGTGCTTATCTTGACAGCAGAATTCGGGTCCTGTCCCAATCGCGTAACCGCGGAAAGGCGATCATGATGAATCGGCTGCTCTTTGAAGCAAAGGGGCGATATATTCTGGAATTGGATGGAGATGACTGGCTGGCACCGGATGCGATCGAACTCCTGTCCGACGCGCTTGACCAGAATCCGGACGGCAGAATGGCCACGGGGCGGTATGGATGCTGGGAACGAACCCGGCAGTTCGGTCCTCTATGGAGAAAAAATGTTGATTCGGGCCATCTTTATTCGTCTTGGTCTGCTTCCGTAAATCGAACGACTCAACATGGGCACCCGCTTGTCCCTCGAATGTATCGCAAGTCATCCCTAATCGCCATTGGGGGCTGGTGGAATCGGGAGGATCGTCTCGGGCGTATCTTCGAAGATATCGATGTCACCGCCAGGCTTCTTAAGCACAGCTCACCGGTTCAGGTCGATGCCGTCTTGTATCATCGCGTCCTTTATGGCAGCAGCACCAGCCAACGTAACCGCAGCCTCTTCGAAGCCTGGTGTCAGCAAACAGGCAAGAGCTAGACAACGCTTGAAAAGGAGGTGATACGTAAATGCATATTGCCGCTTCCGGGTACTATGGAATGGGAAACTTCGGTGATGATTTATTTCTTCACACCCTTCGCCAGGTATTCCACGATCATCACGTCTATCCATGGAACTCCCGATTGGATCCCCGCCAGACGGATGCCTTCATCATCGGTGGTGGCGATTTAATTACACCCTACTCATTCAATTCGTATTACTTCCCTCCGCAGCTCAAAGGACAGCCTACCTGGGTCTACGGTGTCGGCATCGTGGACGCCTACCCGGAACACACCTGGCCTGAGGAGCAGGTATCCGCCTACCGGGAGATGATCTCCAAGGCAAACCGCGCAGTGTTCAGGGATGAGCGATCGTCGGCCATCGCCAGGCGGGCAGGCTTCCACCGAAATGTTGAAACCGCCCCTGATATGGTATTCGGCTACCGTCAACCCGATATCCCGGTGAAACGATTCTCTAAGCGCCCCACCGTTGGCGTTGTTGTGTTTTCCTATGAATCGTTCCCGATGGAGAACATGACCAAACTGCTGGGGCATCTTATCGCCAAAGGTTATCATGCCGTCCTTATTCCTGTTATTCATCATCCGGGCAACGCGTACTCCGATTACAACACATGTCTGCAATTGCAGCAGAAGGTAAGGGAGCTAACCCCCGGCGCTTCCATTGAAACACTGCCGTTTCTCATGGATATCGAGCTCACCTACAGCTTCATACAATCCGTGGACTATCTGATATCATTCAAGCTTCACCCGACGCTAGCCGCTTTACGCGGCGGCAAGCCTGTGCTGGCGCTTAGCACCATGAGCAAAGTGCATAGCCTGCTGAGCTCTTTTCGTCTCGGTCAGTACTTTACGGATTATCGTCAGCCGCTTGATGTGCTGGTCGATAAAACCGAAACCTTCCTTAAATACGGCCCTGGTCATGTGCAGCGAGTTATGCCCATGATCCGCGCAGCGGAGGAAGAAAGCACCGCTTCACTTCTGGATTTAAAGAACCATATCGAGGAGCACAACCGTTGGTAATACAGAAAGGAGAATGACTATGTGTTGCTTCCTGTTCTGCAGAAGACTTGCCGGCAGAGTCAAAATGTTAACACGGCAGGTCGAACTTCTAAGCCAGGAAACCAGTCAACTA
This Paenibacillus sp. JZ16 DNA region includes the following protein-coding sequences:
- a CDS encoding collagen-like repeat preface domain-containing protein, with protein sequence MRQERRKRRDSKAVIQGLTSGRIRVGRNQATRFVTLICQLTSLLRAFVEQPVNENFTLIKIQLQSLNDLVSGMRFSLRERRGLSQAVQQIARISNADNLEGILTRLNEVMTLFQSYGERLGVGGEIGTDIEASQQGIQSRLEYAFPSADAVPLVNLMNNLPLYIMNATTNPGASSRHQLAEVLQGINRQAARLGSSGPQLSRLQAAADGIQASLLNGASPEFLNEQLTNYTNALSGAVATLNIPVTVQQAAVQSLAVVARTSAVSVQGLTIQETLGSVPSNARPGVTGATGATGATGATGAAGVTGATGVTGGTGATGAIGPASATRATGETGATGATGVAGATGSVGATGAAGVTGATGTAGLAGATGVTGPTGATGATGDAGVTGLTGATGATVATGAGATGETGATGATGVTGATGETGVTGATGATGATGVTVATGLTGATGKTGVTGAIGATGATGAAGTTGAIGATGVTGATGAIGVTGSTGVTGATGSTGAAGAAGVTGATGVTGATRVAGATGGIGPTGVTGATGATGPAGPTGPTGSTTLVGGSVIYASNGATQNVATNSPVSFSSSMLQGVTFNGTTTLTIVTAGFYYFDWHVSIANGQAAPNTFGIVVNGNTTSTANMNSISTNAEVSGSAVINLSAGNTVGLYNLSPVAKSITAPQTGARITIFRIGS
- the trmD gene encoding tRNA (guanosine(37)-N1)-methyltransferase TrmD → MRIDVLTLFPEMFDGVFQSSILGKAAEKQIVSLNAINFRQYAGNKHGQVDDTPYGGGGGMVLKPDPIFAAVEDILASNGNEIANHGGDGANPAEEIPAEVSGTVKPPRVILMCPQGETFTQKKAEELSQEDHLVFICGHYEGYDERIREFLVTDELSIGDYVLTGGELPAMVAIDSVVRLLPGVLGNETSAVTDSFSTGLLEYPHYTRPAEFRGWKVPDILLSGHHANIDVWRREQALKRTWERRPELLDKLELSKQDRAYIDKLQREAGSS
- the rimM gene encoding ribosome maturation factor RimM (Essential for efficient processing of 16S rRNA), which codes for MSEKLFTVGKIVNTHGIRGEVKVMPHTDFADQRFAPKSQLYIVPEKGSKIEATVDTSRFHKNMYILKFKELHGINDAEKYKGSLLKISADLQEELPENEYYFHEIIGCKVMTDEDPAEELGTISEILTPGANDVWVVKTPQGKEILLPAIPDVVLDVDKEAKLVRVHLMEGLL
- a CDS encoding KH domain-containing protein, with the protein product MEELVRVIAKALVDHPEDVTVKTVEKEHLIVYELYVHPDDVGKVIGKQGRIAKSLRTVVTSAAVKMDKRVTVDIIS
- the rpsP gene encoding 30S ribosomal protein S16, whose protein sequence is MAVRIRLKRMGAHKAPFYRVVVSDSRSPRDGRFIEEIGYYNPVAQPAEVKIDEEKALNWLQNGAQASDTVRNLLSKAGVMKKFHELKHQK
- the ffh gene encoding signal recognition particle protein — its product is MAFEGLTSRLQNVFSKLRGKGKVSEEDVTAAMREVRLALLEADVNFKVVKDFVSKVKEKAIGKEVMDSFTPGMVIIDIVNKELTELMGGSQAKLAKSNKPPTVIMMAGLQGAGKTTTSGKLAKLLQKQNSRPLLVAGDIYRPAAIKQLEVLGSQINVPVFSLGDKTSPVEIAKQGLQHAKDNGHDYVIIDTAGRLHVDEELMEELKQIHSVVNPDEVLLVVDAMTGQDAVNVAESFNQQLTLTGVVLTKLDGDTRGGAALSVKAVTGCPIKFAALGEKIDALEPFHPERMASRILGMGDMLSLIEKAQSNIDADKAKEMERKMRNAEFTFEDFLEQMDQVKKLGPLDQLMDMIPGMGKMKQAKDLKVDEKQMGRIEAIVHSMTTAEKQQPDIINHNRRKRIAAGSGTSLAEVNRLIKQFDEMRRVMKQFSDMMGPKGGKNKAMKQLKGLTGGKGMKFPFR
- a CDS encoding putative DNA-binding protein → MSQENRLEKTNRINLLFDFYEQLLTEKQQTFLKYYFHDDFSLGEIAGEFEISRQAVYEHIKRAEQVLESYEEKLGLLSKHETRIRELDKFRVMVERSDLGEHDKNVMTDMVERLKVWD
- the trhA gene encoding PAQR family membrane homeostasis protein TrhA; this translates as MANTYTYPRREEIANAITHGIGAALSVAALVLLIVFSSLKGNAWHVVSFTIYGSTMLLLYLSSTLVHGLRDGKAKDFFEFMDHSSIYLFIAGTYTPFLLVAIRGSLGWSLFGIVWGIALFGVVFKAFFVKKFLFLSTIFYIAMGWLIVIAWNPLTAVVASQGMNLLALGGVLYTLGTIFYVWRGFPYHHAIWHLFVLAGSILHFFAILIYLLPIG
- the wecB gene encoding non-hydrolyzing UDP-N-acetylglucosamine 2-epimerase translates to MKHKNVLVIFGTRPEAIKMAPLVKELESAPGLTPIVCVTAQHREMLDQVLRFFEIQTQTDLNIMKEGQSLYNLSADLLKGMEKVFQARKYDLVLVHGDTTTAFIGALAAYYAKVPVGHVEAGLRTYDKYAPFPEEMNREWIGRVADMHFAPTALSAANLKAENRSAHVYVTGNTGIDAMKWTLKAPFKHPIQHKLRQDSRLILMTMHRRENWGEPMKGVFEAVKRVIQKHPDIEVIYPVHPNPVLQEAVAQELEGHERIHLTEPLDVVDLHHIMQRSYLVLTDSGGIQEEAPSLGKPVLVLRDKTERPEGVTAGTLKCVGTECEAVQAEIERLLTDKEAYHSMARAHNPFGDGTASRQIVSAIQRFFQSQRG
- a CDS encoding glycosyl transferase family 1, encoding MAVIIYPRTMNWSYMKQRPQQLMAQLGALGHQVFFENLAPLDKEFKEIEPNVFLFTDTKTFLHKKLPALRKEHPIVVWTTWSKLRTRISTLFKPDVTIYDCCDEFPHWAKYEPKMIDEADHVVCTAEVIHTRLSLAYPDKPLTLIPNGADSSFFHIPFSERPTDLPPGPVVAYIGAWAYWVDHELFAKAALRFPNVQFVSIGAPYGSSGDYSKLPNVHILGEKPHQELKRYLTHIDVALIPFQYHPITLATNPVKAYEYLASGVRVLSTALPECIAMEPHVTTATTHDDFLGKLSSMLHHPDTEEHKLGRIAYARENRWVERGLKADQVIRQAILDKGMNPH
- a CDS encoding glycosyltransferase family 2 protein; the protein is MKPYARIRTQPFGYRAIDTTAYREQIIQEVSQIDHEWILWSGTLSFSHKSAQHCIPIPPHIPDRVVCICMNGAPLYWRKTWLLAALTRWDNRLPAAKFLSYDLLPADPSLTMHLDPTQNPPYQKDLEYILPILSATRIRENTASSKGALSPEIPPQPVVSILMSIHNMKDSLGWSIRSVLAQSSDNWELLIGDDGSEDDSLEEACAYLDSRIRVLSQSRNRGKAIMMNRLLFEAKGRYILELDGDDWLAPDAIELLSDALDQNPDGRMATGRYGCWERTRQFGPLWRKNVDSGHLYSSWSASVNRTTQHGHPLVPRMYRKSSLIAIGGWWNREDRLGRIFEDIDVTARLLKHSSPVQVDAVLYHRVLYGSSTSQRNRSLFEAWCQQTGKS
- a CDS encoding polysaccharide pyruvyl transferase family protein, yielding MHIAASGYYGMGNFGDDLFLHTLRQVFHDHHVYPWNSRLDPRQTDAFIIGGGDLITPYSFNSYYFPPQLKGQPTWVYGVGIVDAYPEHTWPEEQVSAYREMISKANRAVFRDERSSAIARRAGFHRNVETAPDMVFGYRQPDIPVKRFSKRPTVGVVVFSYESFPMENMTKLLGHLIAKGYHAVLIPVIHHPGNAYSDYNTCLQLQQKVRELTPGASIETLPFLMDIELTYSFIQSVDYLISFKLHPTLAALRGGKPVLALSTMSKVHSLLSSFRLGQYFTDYRQPLDVLVDKTETFLKYGPGHVQRVMPMIRAAEEESTASLLDLKNHIEEHNRW